From Acidobacteriota bacterium, a single genomic window includes:
- a CDS encoding Fic family protein, with protein MPIRTQKHGLDVTRWLDWFLRCLASALDRSEETLGKVLGKARFWESVLDKPLNSRQRLVLNRLLGGFHGKLTSSKWATLRKSSQDTASRDIDDLIRKGILARGPAGGRSTSYELILAPDAEKTAEG; from the coding sequence ATGCCGATAAGAACGCAAAAGCACGGACTCGACGTAACACGTTGGCTGGATTGGTTTCTGAGATGTCTCGCGTCGGCGCTCGATCGGTCGGAAGAAACGCTGGGCAAAGTGCTCGGCAAGGCTCGCTTTTGGGAATCGGTTTTGGACAAGCCGCTCAATTCCCGACAGCGACTCGTGCTCAACCGTTTGCTCGGCGGATTTCACGGCAAGCTGACGTCGTCGAAATGGGCGACGCTCAGGAAATCGTCACAGGACACGGCCTCGCGCGACATCGATGACCTGATCCGTAAAGGCATTCTCGCCCGCGGCCCCGCCGGCGGCCGAAGCACGAGTTACGAACTCATCCTTGCTCCCGATGCAGAGAAAACGGCGGAAGGATGA
- a CDS encoding adenine phosphoribosyltransferase — protein MESLRKLIREVPDFPKEGINFYDITTLLKDPAGLRMTLDALCDQFRGEQIDTVIGVESRGFIFAAPLAYQMNAGFVPVRKPKKLPAEKVSVSYDLEYGQDTLEVHKDAVGEGHRVLIVDDLLATGGTARAVVDLVESLGGKVVGLSFVVELNFLKGRDKFDGYEVKSLISYDS, from the coding sequence ATGGAAAGCTTAAGAAAACTTATCAGAGAAGTGCCGGATTTTCCGAAGGAAGGCATCAACTTTTACGACATTACGACGCTTTTGAAAGATCCCGCCGGGTTGCGTATGACGCTCGACGCGCTCTGCGATCAGTTTCGGGGCGAGCAGATCGACACCGTCATCGGCGTCGAATCGCGCGGGTTTATTTTCGCCGCGCCGCTCGCGTATCAGATGAACGCCGGTTTTGTTCCGGTGCGCAAGCCGAAGAAACTGCCGGCCGAAAAGGTCTCGGTGTCGTACGACCTCGAATACGGGCAGGACACGCTTGAAGTCCACAAAGACGCCGTCGGCGAGGGCCATCGCGTGCTGATCGTCGACGATCTGCTGGCGACCGGCGGCACCGCCCGCGCCGTCGTCGATCTCGTCGAAAGCCTCGGCGGCAAGGTCGTCGGACTTTCGTTCGTCGTCGAGCTCAATTTCCTGAAGGGCCGCGACAAGTTTGATGGTTATGAGGTCAAGTCCCTGATAAGTTATGATTCTTGA